In the Desulfitobacterium hafniense DCB-2 genome, GGGCATCTCCAGGGAAATTGCCTATGCTGATATGATAAAAATTATGGTGGCAAGAGGGGATAAGGAAGCCGCCCTCACTTATCTGGAAGAATATACACAGCATATCCTGGAGTTAAGCTATGATTATGTTAAGAGTCCTGTTTTTAACCGGGTCACAGAGAAGTTCCAGGACCCCTCCTACGTGAAAAAAGTGCTGACCCAAAGCATTTTAATAGATAAAGAATATACCCCCTTAAAAGAGGAACCCCGCTACCTTCAGATCGTTCATCGACTACGGCAAGTCATTGACACTCAAACCCATACCTTTCGCGAATAAACGATTGGGTCTGGACAAAGGGTCTCCAATTCATTTGCGCATTATTTTCTTGACAAAGAAGTCTATATTCTATAGACTCAAAATATAAGTCTATAGAATATAGACCGAGGAGGCTTTGTCATGAAAGAGGATAAATTATCCCAGAGCGAAGGGAGATTTGCGGAGCTGATTTGGCAGCATGAGCCAATTCCCTCCGGTGAGTTGGTAAAGCTGTGCGAAAAAGAACTGAACTGGAAAAAGTCCACCACCTATACGGTGCTGAAGAATTTGTGTGAAAAGGGCATCTTTCAAAATCAGCAGGCCGTGGTGACTGCGCTGATCAAAAAAGATGCCTTTTATGCTAAGCAAAGCAGACGGTTTGTGGAGGACGTTTTTGGCGGCTCTCTGCCCAGGTTCCTGACCGCATTTATCGGGGGCAGGAAATTGAGAGATGATCAGGTTGACGAATTGAAGAGGCTGATCGACGAGCATAAGGAGGAGTGATGATGGAAGAGCTGTTCCTTACCGTGTTGAACATGAGCCTGACCGGGAGCTATGTCATTGCCGCTATTATGCTGGCGCGGCTTTTCCTGAAGAAAGCGCCGAAAGCTGTTTCCTATGCTCTTTGGGGGACAGCGGGTTTCAGGCTGATCTTTCCCTTTTCCTTTGAGAGTGTCTTCAGCCTGATTCCCTTCAAAGCCCAGCCCATACCTCAGACAGCTCCTTTGGGAGAGAATGTCTCTTTGGGCTCTGCCGTCGGTGCAGCCCTGCGTGCCGCCGGCGATGCGGCCAACGGTGGTCTGGGAACGGTTACAGTCTATCTCGGCCGGACAGCCGACGGCTACCCTATCACTACTCAGGCTTATCACTCTGAAGTGTGGCTGATGTTCGGCAGCTACCTCTGGCTGATAGGGATGGCCGCCTTACTGCTTTACAGTATTGTATCCATTGTCCTGCTGAAGAGGCGGCTGCAGGGGGCGGTGTTTTCCAGGGGCAATATCTATGAAGCCGACAATCTGAGGACACCTTTTGTGCTGGGAGTTTTCCGGCCGAAAATCTACATACCGATCGGATTGAGGGAAGAAGAACGGAGATATATCCTTCTTCATGAGCAGACTCATATCCAACGGTTTGATCATCTGGTGAAACCCTTCGCTTTCCTTATTCTAGCCCTCCATTGGTTTAACCCCCTGGTCTGGGTGGCGTTCCTGCTGATGAGTGGGGATATGGAGCTTTCCTGTGATGAAAAGGTGTTGAAGACAATGGACCAGGAAATGAAGAAACCCTATGCCCAGTCCTTGTTGTCCCTGGCTGCGGACCGGCGTTTCATAAACGGAAGTCCCCTGGCTTTTGGAGAAGGGAATGTGAAAGCGAGAATCAAGAACGTGCTGAACTATAAAAAGCCCTCTACCTGGGTCGTCACGGTGACGACAGTGCTCGTCGCGGCTTTGAGTATAGGGCTGGCGGCGAATCAGGTCAACAGCGGCACCGGCGATTATGATTTTTATAATTTCAGCGTCAATGGTTTTATGCTCGGTGCGGATACACAGGAAATGGATACCTCGGCTTTTACGCCCATCGAACCATTGCAGGTTAAAGACGGTTACGATTTTAATTTTGAGGAAGCGCGTTATAGTGCGGACGAGAATACCGGACGGTTGATTAAATTGTTCGTCAACGTCTATGACGGAGCGGATATTCCCCATAAGCTAAAGAGTATTGAGCAGGTTATGGAAGTGTTTGGCCAAGGCAAGAGGGGGTGGCAGGACAGAGAGCAAGGACTTCGCTATCTGGAATACCGCCAGAAAGAGGGGAGATTGTCGGCAACGGTCCGGTTCGTATACACAGACGGTGACTCCGACGGGATAAACCATCGTCTTATTTGGGTGATGGCTGAGAGCAGTTTGCCTTATCCTTATCCATGGGAAGAGGCTCATGCAAGTGACGTTCCATCAGATGAGCCGCTGACATTTTTATCTGCCGAACCGTTGAACTTTTCTTCATCTGTCGAAACGGATTTGCTCGCACTGGGGCAAGCCGCTTTTGAGACCTATATGGCCTTGCGGATGAGTGAAAAGACTCCCGTGGAAGAACGCATTGCCTCCTATCAGCTTAATGACCTCTCCATCCTGGCCGGCGACAGCCAGGAGTTTGCCGTTGCTGTGCACTATGATTTTACCACCGATCACGATGACTATTTCAATCCTGCCGAGGGTGCCCAAGGCAAGGGGACCTGGCCGGATAATTATCGGGAACTGAGAGTGCAATATGCTTACGAGGATATCTATGCCATCATAGGCATCGGTACAGGAGGAGGCGGGCAGGGGCTCCCGCCTTATCCCGCGGAGTAGACAAGGCCTGACTCCTTTACCCTAAATGAATCTTTAAGGCTTTGCCGATAAACTCTGCGGCACCCTCACCGTATTTTTGATCTGTGGTGCTGATAAAGAGGGGATTGGTAAGGTAATTTTCGGCCATAAAAGCCCAGTAGTTTTCTCCCATATCCAGACCATTGTGGCCTTGATTGCATAAATCAATAAGTTCCAGAATCATTGTTTGGATTTCTTGAGAGGAAACATCTTTGCTTAAATCCGCTGTAAGCTGCCGGGTAAGTGAATCTGTCTTGGCCATGGATTCCTCGACATCGATGGTCTCCGTACCGTTTTTCAGATAGTTTTCCAAGTTTTTTTCGGAAGCTCTAGTATAGTTTTCGATGCTGCCATACTGTTTGACGGCAAGTTCAGCAATATCCGAGGCCTTTGCTTTTAGCTCACCGACCATTTCATCAAATGCATCAATATCGCCAAATTTCTTAAGAATTTCATCGGCATGAGTTTTTTTAAACTCTTCTAAAGCCTGGAAGTAACCGCTCATATCAAATTCATTAAAGCTCATAATCTTTTCTCCTTTTTCCAGTTTCGCCAATAGACTGAGCAACCTATTCAGCCTATCCCGTTTGAGTTGAATTAAAGTCTTTTGCTTTTTGAAGGCTTCAACTTTATCGAAGTGGGGGTTAGCCATGATGGCTTTTATCTCTCTCAGGGTAAAATCAAGCTCTTTGAAAAACAATATTTGCTGCAATAGTTCCAAGGAAGCATCATCATATAATCTGTAGCCTGCATCGTTAACTTGGGTCGGTTTGAACAAATCAATTTCGTCGTAGAATTGGAGTGTTCTGACACTAACACCTGTTAATGCGGAAACCTGTTTTACAGTCCTCATTATTGTCCTCCTTTCCGGGTTTTGAGATAAGATGCCATCAAGTTGCCTCTGTCTGTAGAATAGCCTATCACGTTACGTGAGTGTCAATGCTTTTTGTTCTATTTATATAGAAATATGAAAAGCATCCTTTCCGCATGGGCATACCGCTTTCTGGATACGGGAAAGATGCTTTTCGTTTAATTAATATTGAATTAGTATGCCTGACTATGGATATCATGGCACCGGCAAAGCCTGCCCCTGATCTGAATTTAAACGCAGGTGTAACCGCCGTCAATGGGTAGAATGGCTCCGGTCACATAGGATGATTCATCAGCCGCCAGGAAGCAGGCAGCGGAATTCAATTCACCGGAATTGCCGTAACGTTTCAGGGGCACGGTGCGCTCCATATAAGCCTTGAATTCCTCCGTCTTCAGAAGATCGACAGTCAATTCCGTTTCAAAATAGCCTGGGCAGAGACAATTGACGGTGACACCACGGTCGGCCCATTCCGCCGCCAAAGCCCGGGTGAGATTGACCACACCGCCTTTGGCTGCATGGTAGGCGGAAGCGGGTGTAGCTGAATTTCCCACCATGCCGTACATGGAAGAAATATTGATAATACGCCCATAACCGGCTTCCAGCATGACTTTGCCAAATTCGCGGGCGATACGAAAGACACCGGTCAGATCCACGGACAGATTATGTTCCCATACTTCATCGTCCATTGTTTCGGCAGGTGCAACGGAGCCGATGCCGGCGTTATTAATAAGGATATCCACTTTGCCGAATCGCTCCCGGGCAGCTTGAACGGCGGCCTGAACAGAGGCCAGTTGAGTTACGTCACAAGGGAAGGGATAGGCTTGGACACCGTATTGGCTTTCAATATCTTCGGCCACTTTACGCAGTCGCTCCTCCCGGCGGGCCAACAGCACCACATCGGCACCTTGTTCAGCCAGCCCATGAGCCATTTGGGTGCCTAATCCGCTGGACGCTCCGGTAATAACAGCCACACGGCCTTGTAGATTAAACATGTTTTTATCCTCCTCTAGCTGAAACAGTCGTTCATTTTATCAGTGCGTTTAGTATGCACCGGAAGGATGAAACTAATGATAAAATTAGAAAAGAAGGTTAAAATCCGCTTCAAAAATTAAATGATGCAATATCGGAAGACAGCCTTTCCCAGAACGATTATAGTAGAAATAGATGAGTTATTGCCTTTCCCGGAAGTAAGTTAAGGAGGTGTCCGGATGACGCTTAGTACAGAAGAAAAGTGGCAAGCTGTCCTTGCCTGCGATCCGGCTTATGATGGACAGTTTTTTTACGGAGTACAAACCACGGGGATTTTTTGCCGCCCCTCCTGTAAATCGAAAAACCCTAAGCGGGAGAATGTGGTTTTTTTTGACAACGCCGCTCAGGCACGTGCCTGGGGACTGCGGCCATGTAAACGGTGCCGGCCTGATTTGGCGGAATTTCAACCCCAAAAAGAGCTGGCTGAAAAAATAAAAGGGATCTATGATCTTTATTTCGCTGACCACAGCCGTTTGCGGGAAGAGCTGAAAAAGCTTGGTGTCGGCCGGAACCGTACCGGCCAGGTGTTTTATGCGCACTACGGCAAGATTCCGGCGGAGTATCTGAATACATTGCGCATCGAGTCTGCGCAAAAGCTCCTGACCCATACCCAGGAGAGCACTCTGCAAATTGCCCTGCAAAGCGGTTTTGAAAGCCTTTCTACCTTTTACACTCACTTCCGCCGGCTGACCGGCGTATCCCCCAAGGAATACCGCTGTTCAGCCCTGGGCAAGGAGGAAGCCGGTGAGGGGCGGTGCGGGCTGCCGAAAGGGACCCATAACTGCAGCAGCCTGAACGATGTGCGGAAAGCTGCAGGACCCAAACAAATCTAAGGAGTTGATTCAATCATGATTTATACCTGCACTCTCAGTACTCCCCTGGGAGACATCACAGCGGCTGCTGAAGGAGAGGCCCTTACCGGACTTTGGTTTATCGGGCAAAAATACTATCCGGCTCAGACAGAAGCATGGGTCACTGAGCCGGAGCAGAGGGTTTTTAAGTCTCTGCAGACCTGGCTGGACCATTACTTTTCCGAAAGGGAAGGCTCCGCTCCATTTCCTGAGCTGGCGCCCAAGGGGACGGATTTTCAAAAAGCGGTGTGGGAAATTCTTCTGGAAATTCCCCGTGGCCGTGTTACCACCTATGGTGAAATAGCCAGAAAGCTGGCCGCCTCCAGAGGGCTGTCCTCCATGTCCGCTCAGGCTGTGGGAGGGGCGGTGGGGCATAATCCCATCTCGATTCTCATACCCTGCCACAGAGTGGTGGGAGCCGGCGGAAGTCTGACCGGTTATGCAGGAGGCCTGGAAAAGAAGCAAGCTTTGCTGCGGCTCGAACAGGCGGACCTTAACTGCCGAAAGCTGTTTTAGGGTCAAATCAGGTAAATCAGGCATGGCTATGCAATTTAAGCTGTCATCTCTTGACATTTTTTCGAAAAAAGAATTAACTTAAAGATAAGTTGTTTTTTAGGGATTCATGGCAGCGGAGATGATAAAAGATGCACAAGCGCCTCTTCAGTAATGTTGCTGAGATGAGCGGCGACTACACTAAATTGATGGAAAAAGCGGGTGAGAACCTCTTGCTGGCATCGATCCGGCGGGGGCTTATTTTAATGATTCCAGTGGTGCTGATCGGTTCTCTGGCGCTGCTGTTTTCCAGTTTTCCCGTACCCCAGTATCAGGAGCTGATGGCAAGGCTGTTCGGGCAGAATTGGCAGGACTTTTTCATCTATGTCCACGATGGTACGATTGGTATTTTATCTCTGGCCATGGTCACCTGCATCACCTATTCCTTAGCCACCGAGCTGGAGAACCGGGATAAGCTCAGAATCAATCCCGTGATCGTCTCCACTGTGGCCTTGTGTTCTTTTGTGGCTCTCTTTGGCATTAATAAAGATGGGTTTAAAATCACCAATTATGGAGTGACCGGGGTCTTTGTTTCCATACTGGTGGCGGTAGCCGCCAGCCTTTTGTTTTATAAGCTCAGTTCCATTAAGCTGCTGAGGATCCGGCCCTTTTCCGACGGTGATTCCATCACCTTCAGCCATGCCGTAGCCTCGATTATTCCGGCGGCCATCACGATCACTCTTTTTGCCGCTGTCAACCAGATTTTAGCCGCCCTTCTGAACATAACCGATATCAACGATTTCCTTGCCGACGTCCTCTATCATTTGTTCGCCAATATCAACAATTCCTTTCTGCGGGCGCTGCTGTTTATTTTTCTGATCCATTTCCTTTGGTTTTTCGGCATTCATGGCAGCAATATGCTGGAACATGTGGCCCAGAGCATCTATGTACCGGCCCTGGCCATTAATCAGGAGCTGATCCAGGCCGGCGGGGAACCTACCCAGATTTTCACCAAGACTTTCTTTGATACTTTTGTTCTGATGGGGGGCTGCGGGAGCACCCTCTGCCTGCTCGTTGCCGTATTTATGCTGAAAAAGAACAAAAATCAGCGCCGGATCGCTAAGTTTTCTCTGTTCCCCCTCCTTTTTAACATCAATGA is a window encoding:
- a CDS encoding MerR family transcriptional regulator translates to MRTVKQVSALTGVSVRTLQFYDEIDLFKPTQVNDAGYRLYDDASLELLQQILFFKELDFTLREIKAIMANPHFDKVEAFKKQKTLIQLKRDRLNRLLSLLAKLEKGEKIMSFNEFDMSGYFQALEEFKKTHADEILKKFGDIDAFDEMVGELKAKASDIAELAVKQYGSIENYTRASEKNLENYLKNGTETIDVEESMAKTDSLTRQLTADLSKDVSSQEIQTMILELIDLCNQGHNGLDMGENYWAFMAENYLTNPLFISTTDQKYGEGAAEFIGKALKIHLG
- a CDS encoding SDR family NAD(P)-dependent oxidoreductase; its protein translation is MFNLQGRVAVITGASSGLGTQMAHGLAEQGADVVLLARREERLRKVAEDIESQYGVQAYPFPCDVTQLASVQAAVQAARERFGKVDILINNAGIGSVAPAETMDDEVWEHNLSVDLTGVFRIAREFGKVMLEAGYGRIINISSMYGMVGNSATPASAYHAAKGGVVNLTRALAAEWADRGVTVNCLCPGYFETELTVDLLKTEEFKAYMERTVPLKRYGNSGELNSAACFLAADESSYVTGAILPIDGGYTCV
- a CDS encoding bifunctional transcriptional activator/DNA repair enzyme AdaA, giving the protein MTLSTEEKWQAVLACDPAYDGQFFYGVQTTGIFCRPSCKSKNPKRENVVFFDNAAQARAWGLRPCKRCRPDLAEFQPQKELAEKIKGIYDLYFADHSRLREELKKLGVGRNRTGQVFYAHYGKIPAEYLNTLRIESAQKLLTHTQESTLQIALQSGFESLSTFYTHFRRLTGVSPKEYRCSALGKEEAGEGRCGLPKGTHNCSSLNDVRKAAGPKQI
- a CDS encoding BlaI/MecI/CopY family transcriptional regulator, producing the protein MKEDKLSQSEGRFAELIWQHEPIPSGELVKLCEKELNWKKSTTYTVLKNLCEKGIFQNQQAVVTALIKKDAFYAKQSRRFVEDVFGGSLPRFLTAFIGGRKLRDDQVDELKRLIDEHKEE
- a CDS encoding methylated-DNA--[protein]-cysteine S-methyltransferase; its protein translation is MIYTCTLSTPLGDITAAAEGEALTGLWFIGQKYYPAQTEAWVTEPEQRVFKSLQTWLDHYFSEREGSAPFPELAPKGTDFQKAVWEILLEIPRGRVTTYGEIARKLAASRGLSSMSAQAVGGAVGHNPISILIPCHRVVGAGGSLTGYAGGLEKKQALLRLEQADLNCRKLF
- a CDS encoding M56 family metallopeptidase; amino-acid sequence: MMEELFLTVLNMSLTGSYVIAAIMLARLFLKKAPKAVSYALWGTAGFRLIFPFSFESVFSLIPFKAQPIPQTAPLGENVSLGSAVGAALRAAGDAANGGLGTVTVYLGRTADGYPITTQAYHSEVWLMFGSYLWLIGMAALLLYSIVSIVLLKRRLQGAVFSRGNIYEADNLRTPFVLGVFRPKIYIPIGLREEERRYILLHEQTHIQRFDHLVKPFAFLILALHWFNPLVWVAFLLMSGDMELSCDEKVLKTMDQEMKKPYAQSLLSLAADRRFINGSPLAFGEGNVKARIKNVLNYKKPSTWVVTVTTVLVAALSIGLAANQVNSGTGDYDFYNFSVNGFMLGADTQEMDTSAFTPIEPLQVKDGYDFNFEEARYSADENTGRLIKLFVNVYDGADIPHKLKSIEQVMEVFGQGKRGWQDREQGLRYLEYRQKEGRLSATVRFVYTDGDSDGINHRLIWVMAESSLPYPYPWEEAHASDVPSDEPLTFLSAEPLNFSSSVETDLLALGQAAFETYMALRMSEKTPVEERIASYQLNDLSILAGDSQEFAVAVHYDFTTDHDDYFNPAEGAQGKGTWPDNYRELRVQYAYEDIYAIIGIGTGGGGQGLPPYPAE